Below is a window of Calditerrivibrio sp. DNA.
GCCAAAAGCTATGTCAAATCTATCCTTTAGATCTATCAAGCTAGCCATCGCATACGGTGAGGAACAATCCATTCTTATTTTCCCATCTTTATCATAGGTCATAAAACTAAAGGTAGGATCAAAGTAATCATTGAACACCTTAATGTCTATCTTATATTTCTCAGCAATATAACCATAGTAGTCCAAACCAGAACCACCTAAGACATCAGCGGCTATCTTTATTTTTGAATTAGATATAGCTGTCATATTCAATACTTGATTCAAATCGTCCACATACTCCTTCATATAGTTGTATCTTTTAACATAACTACTCAAAGAAGGATCAAGAAAATGATACCCCTTAACCCCCTCAAGGTCATTTTCAATCAACCTATTTGCCTCTTTTTCCAACCATGAGGTAATTTCAGTGTCTGCTGGTCCACCACTTGGAGGATTATACTTAAAACCACCGTCATCTGGGGGATTGTGGGAAGGGGTAATGACTATGCCATCAGCTAACACTTTATTATTTCTATTAAATTTTAATATAGCGTAAGATACAGCAGGCGTCGGAGTCCATTCTGTACCTTCTGATATCATAACTGTAACACCATTACCCACAAGTACCTCCAAAGCTGTTATAAAAGCAGGCTCTGAAAGAGCATGGGTATCTTTACCAAGAAAGAGTGGTCCATTAATCCCCTTAATTTTTCTATAGTTACATATAGCCTGAGTAATTGCAGCGATATGATGTTCGTTAAAACTACCATTGGATGAAGTCCCTCTATGCCCAGATGTTCCAAAAGAAACCCTATTACGGGGGGAATTTATATCTGGTTCTACTACATAATACTCAGATACTATTTTAGGTATATTTGGCAGATCCCTTTTTGATACAGGTTTACCAGCTAACGGATGTAGCTTCATCTATTCCTCCTTCTTACTGATGTTGTTTTTTATAAAAAATACCTGCAGTTTGAGACTTTATATTACCATAGAGGTAAACCTTCCTCGAAGTCAAATCATAAATCTTTATGCAATTTCTTATATTTTCTTTAAAATTTAGAACAGACTCGGACTCTTTTTCTTTAAAATTCTTAAAACTATCAAGATTAACCGTAGCTTTCTTTGGATCAGCCGCTATAAAAAATATACCAGATTCAACTATATCCTGAAAGAAATGGGTACCAAAGGAAAGCTCAGGTGAAAAATCTGAACCAAAAAAACCCATTTCCACGAGTCCTCTCATATGGTTTATCTCAGAAAAAGATACCGGTACCCCTAAAGATGGCGTTGTTGTACCTATTCTGCCGGGCAAAACCATTATACAGTTATCCTCCTTAGAAAACTCCCTGTTTACTCCTCCTATTGCCCTTGCCAGTTCGTACCTTTCGCTATTTGAAAGCTTTTTAAACTCATCTTCCGGCACAAAAATAATGTAATCCAACTTTTCAAAAATATTACCGCCCATAAAATTCCCTTTAACTTTTATCAGCGGAATAAAATTACTTATCATATCGTCGGATAACTGCTTATTCCCCACAATAGAATTGGCTTGTAATGGTCTGCACTGAACAAGGTTTATCTTTGGATCTTCAGGGGACAGAAAATTTATAGTAAACTCGATATCCACAGGATGTTCATAGTGCTGCTCTAAAATTTTTAGCATATCTTTCAAATAACTAAGAACATCTGTAGCATTTATAAACCCATCAAAACTGAGATAATATATCTTTTCAAATTTATTTTTTCTGCTTTCCAGCATCCTTTCCGTCGAAAAATCCCTCGATGCAACTAGATCAAGGAGCCAGGGTGGCATGATTTGATAAACTTTGCTAAGGGGTATTGCATGTTTACCTGTTTTGTCTATCTGTAGAGCATCGATAAACTTTTGGGCATATTTTTTTATCTCATTCACATCAGAATTGGTCAACAGATTCGGGTTACTTAGGGAGATTATCCTCGAATGTTCACCTTCATGGGTATTAACAGCCCTTGTTCCCAGCCCTAAAACAAGTCTTATCATCCCATCATGGGGATCGATATCCTCATGCCAAACATAGGTATTGTAGGAAAGACCCACACCAGCAATATCCGGGAAATAAAGATCCCCATGGTAATTGCCAGAAACCCTCTGAATGAGGATACTCATCAGTTCCTCTGATTTATCAAGCCCCCTTTCCTTTCTATATATCAAAGCTTCCCGACTCATGGCACTGGAATATATCCTTTTAACAGAGTTTAAAAAGTCTTTAAACCTTTTATCTGGCGAACCAGAGATCGATGAAAAGAAACTTTCATATTTACCAGCAAAAGCATTCCCAAATCCATCTTCTAACAAACTACTCGATCTTATTACAATTGGGTACTGACCAAAATAGTTTAACATAAGTTTAAACTTATTTTTTATATGCTCAGGAAACTCACCTGTTAAAAAAAGCCTTTCTAGCTTTTCTCCAAACACAAAATACCCTTCAGGTGTCTTCTGTGAAACAAAAAGGTCCCACCAACCATTGTGAATAATATATTCATAATAAACATCCGATCCGATATAAAACGAATCATGGGGTTCAGATATTGCATCCCATTTGTCATAATAGTTTTCCAAAATCTTCCGCGCCAATATCATACCAGCGGCTTTCCCCCCTATAAAACCTGTCCCGATGAGTCTTTCCTTTATCTGGATGAGATCCTCCATCCTCAGATATTTTTTGTAAAGGGCAAGTATCTTTGGATCACGACTAATCATCAAATTACAGATACGCTCAAACAGGGCATCATACTCCTGTTTTGAGGCGTGTATAATCGCCCTTTTGGCCATAATAAACAAGCGATCCCAATAATCTATATGCTTATCCACATCATTGGCTATTACACTACAGATGGAGTTACTAAGGTTTGTCACCTCGTAGCTTGATACAACTGTCTCAAAATCACCCCCTTTAGTGAATCTGTGAGGCAAGAACATAGTAGGTGAATAGCGCTCATAAACCTTCATAGGCTGAACGTAGTAATTCCCCTGATAGTTTAATACCTCTATCATTACCTGTGTAGTCTCCTGAATCGCTTGAGTGGTTTGAAAGGAGTGATAATTTTTATAGATAGAGAAATATGCAACTGTATCGAGTAAGTACAAAAAAGGGCAGGTAATTTTAAAGAAATTTGCAATCATCCAGTCTGTAGCCCAATAGTTTACAAGTTCCGATAAACAATCGAAGATATAAAAAACCTCTTTTCCATTTTTGTCGATCATCTTATAGATACTTGAAGCAAATTTTTCAAAGCTCGTCACGTCTGGATAAAACAGATCCACCTTGGAGATATTTTCCACCACAGAATCGTGATTGGCAAATCTCACATAAACTACTTTCCTATCATTTAAAAGTGCGGAATCAAGAAAAGGTTTTATAAAAAATCTATAATCAGCAATATTTGTGATCTCCCAAACGACATTATCCCCCAACCTGAGATTATCTAAAATTCTATCAAGCCCCAGAATACCCGAGTTAATGGGTTCTTTAAAGTACATCAATCCCCCCTGAAATCTAAGTAAAGATCCTCATTAGATCATCTATATTTCTAAGATTCACACCATTTTCTAATAACGCTTTATCTTTTAATTGGGTCAACTGATCTTCATGGGTTAATCTTTCCTCTTTATAGAGGACACCTAAAGCAAGCCTATCTCTATCCATAATAGTTTTTAATGCCTCATCCCGATCTGAACTATTATAATCTTCTCCAAGCTTATAAACCCTTTGGTCGTAATACTCATAACCATAGAACTTACCAAAAGTTACACAGGGCTGTAATATCTCTATATGGGAAAATCCCTTATGCGTTAGCCCCTTTTTTATCAGTTCTTTTAAATGATCAATATCACCGGAATAACCTCTACCTATGAAAGTCGCACCAACAGAAAAAGATAACAACAAGCCATTCAAAGGTTCATCTATGACACCATGTGGTGTGGATTTGCTTTTAATACCTTTATCTGTTGTTGGAGAAGCTTGACCAGTTGTAAGACCATACACATGATTGTTGTGTACCAGATATGTTATATCTAAATTTTTTCTGATGGCATGTATAAAATGACCCACTCCCATACCATAACCATCACCATCCCCTCCATTAACCAAGACTGTAAGCCTATGATTGGTGAGCTTTACCCCAGTAGCCACAGGCATTGTCCTCCCATGCAAAGTATGAAAGCCGTATGTTCTTAAATAATTTAACATCTTACCAGAGCAACCTATACCTGATATGTTTACAACATCCTTACCATTTATCCCCAATTCAGCTAATGCACCCTTTATGGCATTCCAAATGGCAAAATTACCACATCCTGGACACCAATTGGGTATTTTCCCTGAATTAAAATCTACTGCTTTCATAGGCTCTCTCCCATTAATTTTTCGTATAGTTCTTCCACAAAGAAGGGTCTTCCATCGTATTTTAATATAGCATCATCTACTATGATACCTGTATTCTCCGCAATGATCCCTCTAAGTTGAGCCGTTTTATTATTTTCCACCACAACTAAATTCCTACCTTCCAACATAGCCCTCACATTATCCCAATCCAGCGGATGTATAGCCCTAAAGTGAATAAAATTGACTTTTTTGGTATATTTTATTATCTCCATCATTTGCATTTTAATGGATCCCCAGCATAAAACAGTTTTTTCAGCCCTTTCGTCACCATACAACATCGGATGGGGTATCTCATTTTTTAATGGTTCAAGCTTTTTGAACCTTCTATTTTGCTGAATTACCCTATTCTTAGCATCATCAGTCACAAATCCAAACTCATCATGTTCATTGCCGGGGGCTTTATAAAGGCCTGCTGCAGTTCCTGGAAAGCTTCTCAACCCTACTCCATCTTTTACCTCTTTATATCTTGGTAAAAACTCCATTGGATGTTCAGGATCACCTTCAAAGATCAACCCCCTATCAATAACAAGATGATTAAGATCAAAGATTTTGTGGGTAAAATGGGACTCAGATAGAAACTTATCACTCATAACGATAACAGGGATCTGGTATCTCTCCGCTATGTTGAAAGCTTCAAAGGTAAAGTCAAACAGCTCTCCAACATCACCCGGTGTAAAAACAACTCTTACAAACTCATCCTGGGATGCATGTAAAACAAACCTCAGATCAGCCTGCTCTGTCCATGTGGGCATACCTGTAGCTGGCCCAGGCCTTTGA
It encodes the following:
- the pgm gene encoding phosphoglucomutase (alpha-D-glucose-1,6-bisphosphate-dependent); its protein translation is MKLHPLAGKPVSKRDLPNIPKIVSEYYVVEPDINSPRNRVSFGTSGHRGTSSNGSFNEHHIAAITQAICNYRKIKGINGPLFLGKDTHALSEPAFITALEVLVGNGVTVMISEGTEWTPTPAVSYAILKFNRNNKVLADGIVITPSHNPPDDGGFKYNPPSGGPADTEITSWLEKEANRLIENDLEGVKGYHFLDPSLSSYVKRYNYMKEYVDDLNQVLNMTAISNSKIKIAADVLGGSGLDYYGYIAEKYKIDIKVFNDYFDPTFSFMTYDKDGKIRMDCSSPYAMASLIDLKDRFDIAFGNDPDFDRHGVVTRKGGLMNSNHFLAVAVWYLFTTRDKWKKDAAVGKTAVSSFMIDKVTDMVGRNVYEVPVGFKWFVDGLLDGNLGFGGEESAGGSFLRFDGSVWSTDKDGIIMCLLAAEILACTGKDPFDHYSGFEERFGKAYYTRLDIASSFEEKEKIKKISKDVLKTDTVAGEKIINISNRASGNNASLGGVKVITENGWFAVRPSGTEDIYKIYAESFKSESHLSMIVEEAQNIIKKL
- a CDS encoding PEP/pyruvate-binding domain-containing protein → MYFKEPINSGILGLDRILDNLRLGDNVVWEITNIADYRFFIKPFLDSALLNDRKVVYVRFANHDSVVENISKVDLFYPDVTSFEKFASSIYKMIDKNGKEVFYIFDCLSELVNYWATDWMIANFFKITCPFLYLLDTVAYFSIYKNYHSFQTTQAIQETTQVMIEVLNYQGNYYVQPMKVYERYSPTMFLPHRFTKGGDFETVVSSYEVTNLSNSICSVIANDVDKHIDYWDRLFIMAKRAIIHASKQEYDALFERICNLMISRDPKILALYKKYLRMEDLIQIKERLIGTGFIGGKAAGMILARKILENYYDKWDAISEPHDSFYIGSDVYYEYIIHNGWWDLFVSQKTPEGYFVFGEKLERLFLTGEFPEHIKNKFKLMLNYFGQYPIVIRSSSLLEDGFGNAFAGKYESFFSSISGSPDKRFKDFLNSVKRIYSSAMSREALIYRKERGLDKSEELMSILIQRVSGNYHGDLYFPDIAGVGLSYNTYVWHEDIDPHDGMIRLVLGLGTRAVNTHEGEHSRIISLSNPNLLTNSDVNEIKKYAQKFIDALQIDKTGKHAIPLSKVYQIMPPWLLDLVASRDFSTERMLESRKNKFEKIYYLSFDGFINATDVLSYLKDMLKILEQHYEHPVDIEFTINFLSPEDPKINLVQCRPLQANSIVGNKQLSDDMISNFIPLIKVKGNFMGGNIFEKLDYIIFVPEDEFKKLSNSERYELARAIGGVNREFSKEDNCIMVLPGRIGTTTPSLGVPVSFSEINHMRGLVEMGFFGSDFSPELSFGTHFFQDIVESGIFFIAADPKKATVNLDSFKNFKEKESESVLNFKENIRNCIKIYDLTSRKVYLYGNIKSQTAGIFYKKQHQ
- a CDS encoding thiamine pyrophosphate-dependent enzyme — encoded protein: MKAVDFNSGKIPNWCPGCGNFAIWNAIKGALAELGINGKDVVNISGIGCSGKMLNYLRTYGFHTLHGRTMPVATGVKLTNHRLTVLVNGGDGDGYGMGVGHFIHAIRKNLDITYLVHNNHVYGLTTGQASPTTDKGIKSKSTPHGVIDEPLNGLLLSFSVGATFIGRGYSGDIDHLKELIKKGLTHKGFSHIEILQPCVTFGKFYGYEYYDQRVYKLGEDYNSSDRDEALKTIMDRDRLALGVLYKEERLTHEDQLTQLKDKALLENGVNLRNIDDLMRIFT